In bacterium, a single genomic region encodes these proteins:
- the lptB gene encoding LPS export ABC transporter ATP-binding protein codes for MQILQTKNLIKDYSHKRVVNNLSIQICSGEIVGLLGPNGAGKTTTFYMIAGLIKPDGGKILFSDEDITSCPMSERARKGLGYLSQEPSIFRKLTVRDNIFAILETLPLTKEEREKRLLELLNELNITHLKNRKAYTLSGGEKRRVEISRALVTLPSILLLDEPFTGIDPIAVVDIQGILKDLKKKGYGVLITDHSVRETLEITDHAYIIHDGQILTAGTPEKILSHKGARKSYFGEDFSL; via the coding sequence ATGCAGATATTACAGACAAAAAATCTCATTAAAGATTATTCCCACAAGAGAGTAGTAAATAATCTAAGTATTCAAATTTGCAGTGGGGAAATTGTTGGATTACTTGGACCAAATGGTGCAGGAAAAACAACTACTTTTTACATGATTGCTGGTCTTATAAAACCAGATGGAGGTAAAATTCTTTTTAGTGATGAAGATATAACATCCTGTCCTATGTCAGAGCGCGCAAGGAAAGGGCTAGGATACCTATCCCAGGAGCCTTCTATCTTCAGAAAACTCACTGTTAGAGATAACATTTTTGCAATATTAGAAACACTTCCTTTAACAAAAGAGGAACGTGAGAAAAGGTTACTTGAACTGCTTAATGAGCTTAATATTACTCATCTCAAAAATCGCAAGGCTTATACACTCTCAGGAGGAGAAAAAAGAAGAGTAGAAATATCAAGAGCCTTAGTAACCCTGCCATCTATTCTCTTGCTTGATGAACCCTTTACTGGAATAGATCCAATAGCTGTAGTTGATATACAGGGTATTCTCAAGGATCTAAAGAAAAAGGGCTATGGTGTGCTTATTACAGATCACAGTGTCAGAGAAACATTAGAGATTACAGATCATGCTTATATTATTCACGATGGCCAAATCCTCACCGCAGGAACCCCTGAAAAGATACTATCACACAAAGGTGCCCGCAAATCATACTTTGGAGAAGATTTTTCACTCTGA
- a CDS encoding LptA/OstA family protein: MKIKNFTLISLVCIIFGVSFSIQAAENNEKKKITRITSDRMEMNWSKNVAIFIGNALLVDEDGRVEADRMEVFLVASEEDENKEEDIEKVIATGNVKITTPERRTKSGKAVFHKKEDILILYDNPEVWQKGTCFTGGRITFDLKKDTMIIDKDVQGSLESKETKTTESPEEEDADITDKKSH, translated from the coding sequence GTGAAAATTAAAAATTTTACCCTTATCTCTCTCGTTTGCATTATATTCGGAGTTTCGTTCTCTATACAAGCTGCTGAAAACAATGAAAAAAAGAAGATAACGAGGATAACCAGTGACAGAATGGAAATGAATTGGAGCAAAAATGTCGCTATTTTCATAGGAAATGCACTGCTTGTTGACGAGGATGGCAGGGTAGAAGCAGATAGAATGGAGGTTTTTTTAGTTGCTTCAGAAGAAGACGAGAATAAAGAGGAGGATATTGAAAAAGTTATTGCTACAGGGAATGTCAAAATTACAACTCCTGAGAGAAGGACAAAATCTGGTAAAGCGGTATTCCATAAAAAAGAAGATATTCTCATACTCTATGATAATCCTGAAGTGTGGCAGAAAGGAACCTGTTTTACAGGGGGAAGAATTACCTTTGATCTTAAAAAAGATACTATGATTATAGATAAAGACGTTCAGGGCTCCCTTGAGTCCAAAGAGACAAAAACAACAGAATCTCCTGAGGAGGAAGATGCAGATATTACAGACAAAAAATCTCATTAA